The following proteins are encoded in a genomic region of Pungitius pungitius chromosome 17, fPunPun2.1, whole genome shotgun sequence:
- the plekho1a gene encoding pleckstrin homology domain-containing family O member 1-A, whose amino-acid sequence MKKSNQRGRGLQDSGQPVVQQPEKVGWIRKFCGRGIFRELWRNRFVVLRGDRLYMSDKEVRDERRAQEVFDLADYERSEELRKAKSRSKKNHSRFTLLRCRQPGNIVPNLVFLAVSPEEKESWVNALNVAIIKAKNRVLDEVTIEEDSALVHPTRDRVKIPHGRRLPTRGHLMAVASTSSHGMLTLDLVAEEDAFPPDYESWENFQVDPRWGGSCGQVASVGSWGVGVRQRAGTDVSKLRATPKEPKVKTSSLPRGSELSWGKQPHLEASKVLKIQQVQVLKAQTPQPGKRFSMQGRSRCASLDEVLSSRPAMIRSELRSALRRRPAEEEEVAGGGSVVQPVGQLQSLIAQRMQRAQELLEEMRLQELQKAQAERERGGSSPYLKGIDSPCLHHLRGSDSPHSSRSSGSPRSRSSDSPRLRGKDSPRLRGRESPRSKAKKNRSRGSRSPAPKATESPRTNAVRSPRLRAPSGSSSLGKEHDSPAPKCPESPPDSPRGGQPPSPRPGSSKDSPCPSQKNSPSFSGSFKSPKNPNEHPLLPEEDPQVKRRREEAGRLLEEAVSSWKEAQEVLQEVKELQSQTLRRQRRRTYEKMSLTAAAAGLPRATTAAEEEDTPPSPNSPEEEDESETP is encoded by the exons atgaagaagagcaACCAGAGAGGAAGG GGCCTTCAGGACTCGGGTCAGCCGGTGGTCCAGCAGCCGGAGAAGGTGGGCTGGATCAGGAAGTTCTGCGGTCGAGGGATCTTCAGGGAACTGTGGAGGAACCGGTTTGTGGTCCTGAGAGGAGACCGCCTGTACATGTCCGACAAGGAG gtgagaGACGAGCGGAGGGCGCAGGAGGTCTTCGATCTGGCCGACTACGAGCGCTCGGAGGAGCTGAGGAAAGCAAAGAGTCGCAGCAAGAAGAACCACAGTCGCTTCACTCTGCTGCGCTGCAGACAGCCGGGAAACATA GTTCCTAACCTTGTGTTTCTGGCGGTGAGTCCTGAGGAAAAGGAATCGTGGGTCAATGCCCTGAACGTGGCCATCATCAAAGCCAAGAACCGCGTTTTGGACGAG GTGACCATCGAGGAGGACAGTGCGCTGGTCCATCCCACCAGAGACCGGGTGAAGATCCCTCACGGCCGCCGGCTGCCCACCCGAGGACACCTCATGGCCGTG GCATCCACCTCCTCCCACGGCATGCTGACCCTGGACCTGGTGGCCGAGGAGGATGCTTTCCCCCCCGACTACGAGTCCTGGGAGAACTTTCAGGTGGACCCGCGATGGGGGGGCTCGTGCGGACAGGTGGCCAGCGTCGGGTCCTGGGGGGTCGGCGTCCGTCAGCGAGCCGGCACGGATGTGTCCAAGCTGCGGGCCACCCCCAAGGAGCCCAAGGTGAAGACCAGCAGTCTGCCCAGGGGGAGCGAGCTCTCCTGGGGCAAGCAGCCCCACCTGGAGGCCTCCAAGGTCCTCAAAATCCAGCAGGTGCAG GTCCTTAAGGCTCAGACGCCCCAACCGGGGAAGAGGTTCAGCATGCAGGGCCGGAGCCGCTGCGCCTCCttggacgaagtcctctcctccag GCCGGCGATGATTCGCTCCGAGTTGCGCTCGGCCCTTCGGCGCCGtccggcggaggaggaggaggtggcgggcGGCGGCTCGGTGGTTCAGCCGGTCGGTCAGCTGCAGAGCCTCATCGCTCAGAGGATGCAGAGAgcccaggagctgctggaggaaatGAGGCTGCAG GAGCTGCAGAAGGCCCAAGCAGAGCGAGAACGAGGAGGCAGCTCACCGTACCTGAAGGGCATCGACTCCCCCTGCCTCCACCACCTGAGGGGCTCTGACTCGCCTCACTCCAG CAGGTCATCCGGATCTCCGAGGAGCCGGAGCAGCGACTCTCCTCGCCTCAGGGGCAAAGACTCTCCTCGTCTGAGAGGGCGAGAGTCTCCTCGGTCCAAAGCCAAGAAGAACCGCTCCAGAGGATCCCGTTCGCCTGCCCCCAAAGCCACCGAGTCTCCTCGGACGAACGCCGTCCGCTCCCCCAGGCTCAGGGCTCCTTCAGGCTCCTCGAGCCTCGGCAAGGAGCACGACTCTCCTGCACCCAAGTGCCCCGAGTCCCCTCCCGACTCCCCGCGGGGGGGTCAGCCCCCCTCTCCTCGTCCCGGGAGCAGCAAGGATTCGCCGTGTCCGAGTCAGAAGAACTCACCGAGCTTCTCGGGATCCTTCAAGTCACCCAAAAACCCCAACGAACACCCCCTGCTGCCGGAGGAAGACCCGCAGGTGAAGAGGAGGCGCGAGGAGGCGGGCCGTCTCCTGGAGGAGGCTGTGTCGTCGTGGAAGGAGGCGCAGGAGGTCCTGcaggaggtgaaggagctgcAAAGCCAGACGCTGCGGCGGCAGCGCCGGAGGACCTACGAGAAGATGTCGCTGACGGCAGCGGCGGCCGGGTTGCCCCGGGCAACCACggcggccgaggaggaggacacgcccccctcccccaactcacccgaagaggaggacgagtcgGAGACGCCGTGA
- the vps45 gene encoding vacuolar protein sorting-associated protein 45 — protein MNVTLAVKQYVSKMIENSGPGMKVLLMDKETTSIVSVVYTQSEILQKEVYLFERIDSQSRDNMKHLKAICFLRPTKENVEHLIQELRRPKYSVYFIYFSNVISKSEIKALAEADEQEVVAEVQEFYGDFIAVNPHLFSLNLQGVARGRSWEPSMLARCTQGLTSVLLALKKCPMIRYQLSSDMSKRLAESVKQIITKEYELFDFRKTEVPPLLLILDRSDDAITPLLNQWTYQAMVHELLGLNNNRIDLSRVPGVSKDLKEVVLSAENDEFYANNLYLNFGEIGTNIKNLMEDFQKKKPKEQQKLESITDMKAFVDNYPQFKKMSGTVSKHVTVVGELSRLVSERQLMEVSEVEQELSCQNDHSNAQQSLRRLLQSPRLSELDAVRLVMLYALRYERHSSSVLPGLMEELSRRGVSERHRRMVKSMVEYGGKRVRGSDLIAPTDAVAKTKQFFKGLKGVENVYTQHQPLIHDTLDQLIKGRLKDGQFPYLGASSLRDRPQDIVVFLIGGATYEEALTVYNLNRSTPGVRIVLGGSSIHNTRSFLEEVMTTTGHSSDRTQGSGRHSNRR, from the exons ATGAACGTGACGCTCGCGGTGAAGCAGTACGTTTCCAAGATGATCGAGAACAGCGGGCCCGGAATGAAGGTGCTGCTGATGGACAAAGAGACG ACCAGCATTGTGAGTGTGGTCTACACTCAGTCAGAGATCCTCCAGAAGGAAGTTTACCTCTTTGAACGCATCGACTCTCAGAGCAGAGACAACATGAAGCACCTGAAGGCCATCTGCTTCCTGAGGCCCACCAAG gaaaaTGTGGAACATCTGATCCAGGAGCTTCGGAGACCAAAGTACAGCGTCTACTTCATCT ACTTCAGTAACGTGATCAGTAAGAGTGAGATCAAGGCTCTGGCTGAGGCTGATGAGCAGGAAGTGGTGGCTGAAGTCCAG gagtTCTATGGAGACTTCATTGCTGTCAATCCTCACCTATTCTCCCTCAACCTGCAGGGAGTCGCCAGG GGGCGGAGCTGGGAGCCCTCCATGTTGGCGCGCTGCACTCAGGGACTGACGTCCGTCCTGCTCGCTCTGAAGAAATGTCCAATGATCCGCTACCAGCTGTCCTCAGACATGTCCAAGCGGCTCGCTGAGAGCGTCAAG CAAATTATAACGAAGGAATACGAGCTGTTTGACTTCAGGAAGACGGAagttcctcctctgcttctgatCCTGGACCGAAGTGATGACGCCATCACACCACTGCTCAACCag TGGACCTACCAGGCGATGGTCCACGAGCTGCTGGGTCTCAACAACAACAGGATCGACCTCTCCAGGGTTCCGGGGGTCAGCAAAGACCTGAAGGAGGTGGTTCTGTCTGCAGAGAACGACGAGTTCTACGCCAAC AACCTGTACCTGAACTTTGGGGAAATCGGGACCAACATTAAAAACCTGATGGAAGATTTCCAGAAGAAGAAACCCAAAGAGCAACAGAAGCTCGAGTCCATCACTGACATGAAG GCCTTTGTAGATAACTACCCTCAGTTCAAGAAGATGTCGGGCACCGTGTCCAAGCATGTGACGGTGGTGGGGGAATTGTCCCGGCTGGTGTCGGAGCGACAGCTGATGGAGGTCTCCgaggtggagcaggagctgtCCTGTCAGAACGACCACTCCAACGCCCAGCAG AGCCTCCGCCGCCTGCTGCAGAGCCCCCGCCTCTCTGAGCTGGACGCGGTGCGCCTGGTGATGCTCTACGCGCTGCGCTACGAGCGCCACAGCAGCAGCGTCCTGCCCGgcctgatggaggagctgagccGGAGGGGCGTGTCAGAGCGCCACCGCCGG ATGGTGAAGTCCATGGTGGAGTACGGTGGGAAGAGAGTCAGAGGAAGTGACCTCATCGCCCCGACAGACGCCGTCGCCAAAACCAAGCAGTTCTTCAAAGGCctcaag GGCGTAGAGAACGTCTACACTCAGCATCAGCCTCTGATTCACGACACGCTGGATCAGCTGATCAAAGGTCGACTGAAGGACGGTCAGTTCCCGTACCTGGGGGCCAGTAGCCTGAGAGACag GCCTCAGGACATCGTGGTGTTCCTGATCGGTGGAGCCACATATGAAGAAGCGCTGACTGTTTACAACCTGAACCGCAGCACACCTGGAGTCCGCATCGTCCTGGGAGGGAGCAGCATCCACAACACCaggag CTTCCTGGAGGAAGTGATGACCACGACGGGTCACAGCAGTGACAGAACGCAAGGAAGCGGTCGCCACAGCAACCGGCGCTGA